One window of Syntrophorhabdaceae bacterium genomic DNA carries:
- the cas8c gene encoding type I-C CRISPR-associated protein Cas8c/Csd1, translating to MILQALTSYYNRTAQGGGDIAAPGFQKQQIPFLIVLTREGRFLDLQDTRSPEGKKKVGRTFIVPKAIKKTSGIAANLFWDTPAYVLGRPKPDQNDAPEKAEKQRRAFLDRMKEIFPNPNANVAVSAIFGFLEGNDFQTLLNHPSWKEIEEKGLVLGFKLDTDNCLVCERQDIVNALAGTKPSTKGNGICLVDGEVDVPVRLHTAIKGVWGAQTSGANIVSFNLKAFTSFNKKQGLNAPVGQRAEFAYTTALNNLLQKGSRQRLQVGDASTVFWAEKKHVMEDVFADIFGEPVKDNPVQDYKSLVAVFRAPETGSRPELEPNTRFFVLGLAPNAARIAVRFWYDGTVKEVAAHIYQHFEDCSIVHGPNQPETLSLFRMLVSTALQGKSENIQPNLAGDFMRSILAGTPYPQTLLAAAIRRLRAEHEVTYPRVALIKAVLVRESKYYNKDHREVDMALDKTNGNIGYRLGRLFAALEKIQEEANPGINATIRDRFYGAASSTPVAAFSRLMKLKNHHISKLDNRGRAVNLERVVGEIVDGIDEFPTYLSLGDQGRFAVGYYHQRQEFFTKKDEQQL from the coding sequence ATGATATTGCAAGCCTTAACGTCCTACTACAATCGAACAGCACAGGGTGGAGGTGATATTGCCGCACCGGGATTCCAGAAGCAACAGATTCCCTTCCTCATAGTATTGACCCGAGAAGGTCGTTTTCTTGATCTCCAGGACACTCGAAGCCCGGAAGGGAAGAAGAAGGTCGGAAGGACCTTCATTGTGCCGAAGGCCATCAAAAAGACGAGTGGTATTGCGGCCAATCTCTTCTGGGACACCCCCGCCTACGTTCTGGGCCGGCCCAAGCCTGACCAGAATGACGCTCCCGAAAAGGCAGAAAAACAAAGACGGGCATTTCTGGATCGTATGAAGGAAATATTTCCGAACCCGAATGCCAATGTCGCAGTTTCTGCCATCTTTGGGTTTCTTGAAGGGAATGATTTTCAAACCCTTCTTAATCATCCTTCGTGGAAAGAAATAGAAGAAAAAGGGCTTGTACTCGGCTTCAAACTCGACACCGACAACTGTTTGGTTTGTGAGAGGCAGGATATTGTAAATGCACTTGCAGGAACAAAGCCATCGACGAAAGGGAACGGTATCTGTCTTGTAGACGGTGAAGTGGACGTACCGGTCCGACTCCACACCGCCATTAAAGGCGTGTGGGGCGCTCAGACGTCTGGTGCCAACATTGTTTCCTTCAATCTTAAGGCGTTCACATCATTTAACAAGAAACAGGGTCTTAACGCACCCGTGGGACAACGGGCTGAATTTGCTTACACCACAGCGTTGAATAATCTTCTTCAAAAGGGGTCGCGACAACGTTTACAGGTGGGCGATGCCAGCACTGTGTTCTGGGCTGAAAAGAAGCATGTCATGGAAGATGTTTTTGCCGACATATTCGGCGAACCCGTTAAGGACAATCCTGTACAGGATTACAAAAGCCTTGTTGCTGTGTTTCGTGCACCAGAAACCGGCAGCAGACCGGAACTTGAGCCAAACACACGTTTCTTTGTCCTCGGACTCGCCCCTAATGCAGCCCGAATAGCAGTGCGTTTCTGGTACGACGGCACGGTCAAAGAAGTTGCCGCCCACATTTACCAGCATTTTGAAGATTGCTCAATTGTCCATGGGCCTAATCAACCAGAAACGCTCTCTCTTTTCCGCATGCTGGTTTCGACGGCATTGCAGGGCAAATCGGAGAACATACAACCTAATCTCGCGGGAGACTTCATGCGGTCCATTCTAGCGGGAACACCATATCCGCAAACACTGCTGGCCGCTGCTATTCGACGACTTAGGGCCGAACATGAAGTTACGTACCCCCGGGTTGCTCTGATTAAGGCGGTGTTGGTCAGGGAGTCAAAATACTACAATAAAGACCATAGGGAGGTAGACATGGCATTGGATAAGACAAATGGCAACATCGGTTACCGCCTTGGGCGGCTTTTTGCAGCCTTGGAGAAGATACAAGAAGAGGCCAATCCTGGCATTAACGCCACAATCCGGGACCGCTTTTACGGAGCAGCGTCCAGTACACCTGTGGCCGCGTTCTCACGGTTAATGAAGCTCAAGAACCACCACATTTCAAAGCTGGACAATCGTGGACGCGCAGTCAATCTTGAACGTGTCGTTGGGGAAATAGTCGATGGCATTGACGAATTCCCAACATATCTGTCGCTTGGAGACCAAGGCCGGTTTGCGGTTGGTTACTATCATCAGCGACAGGAGTTTTTCACCAAGAAAGACGAACAGCAACTATAA
- a CDS encoding CRISPR-associated endonuclease Cas3'', which yields MDKTFYAHSKKGEPPEKWQRLEEHLENVAEMARGFAQEFGAGEWGYLAGLWHDLGKFAPEFQNMLRLANGLDANGAHTHGRVNHSTAGAILAVERFKLAGRILSYLVAGHHAGLSDWASYQAGNAALSIRLNDIELLESVKDTIPENIAAQPFPKERPVPGTDPALWIRMLFSCLVDSDFLDTEAFISSDKGQLRGGYPALAELLPHFETFMKEKLDGARDTPVNRIRAQVLNRCRSLAGNRPGIYTLTVPTGGGKTLSSMAFALHHALLHRRKRIIYVIPYTSIIEQTADQFRKIFGSAVIEHHSNFDTTGEDDQSDKTRLACENWDAPIVVTTSVQFFESLFANRSSRCRKLHNIINSVIVFDEVQLLPPEFLKPILDSIAELQRTYNATLLLCTATQPAFGPHPEFGFNGLKDMKEVMEDPGDLYRNLKRAEVRVPDNLLQPKAWEDLASELSEIESVLCVVNRRDDCRELWKMMPQGTFHLSALMCGAHRSRKIAEIKDRLAKGLPTRVISTQLVEAGVDVDFPVVYRAVAGLDSVAQAAGRCNREGRLEMGRVIIFCPPSEPPVGHLRQAAQIGRRFLESDDEDFLSPDKFTRFFEEFYWLQADRLDIKGIMDDLAPDREFRFSFRSAAQNFTIIDEQKQGSVLVTYGEGAKLISLLEKMGPQRWLMRKLQRYVVNLPRYLHTRLVAEGAVRQVYPGIFTQGHSALYREDIGFCPEQSIVYAPDDLIC from the coding sequence ATGGATAAGACTTTCTACGCCCATTCCAAAAAAGGCGAGCCGCCGGAAAAGTGGCAGCGGCTTGAAGAACATTTAGAAAACGTGGCGGAGATGGCGCGGGGGTTTGCACAGGAGTTTGGGGCTGGGGAGTGGGGATACCTGGCAGGACTGTGGCATGATCTGGGGAAATTCGCTCCTGAGTTTCAGAATATGCTCCGTCTGGCGAATGGTCTTGACGCGAATGGAGCGCATACCCATGGTCGCGTCAATCATTCAACTGCCGGGGCCATCCTTGCCGTTGAAAGGTTCAAACTCGCAGGAAGAATCTTGTCCTACCTTGTGGCCGGTCATCATGCGGGCCTGTCGGATTGGGCGAGTTACCAAGCGGGCAATGCAGCACTTTCCATACGCCTTAATGACATTGAGCTTCTGGAATCGGTTAAAGATACCATTCCAGAAAATATTGCGGCCCAACCTTTTCCGAAGGAACGCCCGGTGCCGGGAACCGATCCGGCACTCTGGATTAGGATGCTCTTCTCGTGTCTTGTAGACAGCGATTTCTTGGACACTGAAGCGTTCATATCCTCCGACAAAGGTCAACTCCGCGGTGGATATCCCGCTCTCGCAGAGCTTCTGCCCCATTTTGAGACTTTCATGAAGGAGAAACTTGACGGAGCACGGGATACGCCCGTGAACCGGATACGCGCTCAAGTTTTGAATCGATGTAGATCCCTTGCAGGCAACAGGCCGGGCATCTATACACTCACGGTACCCACGGGGGGCGGGAAAACCCTGTCATCAATGGCCTTTGCACTCCATCATGCCCTTTTACACAGAAGGAAGCGGATCATTTACGTCATTCCCTACACCAGCATCATCGAACAGACAGCAGACCAGTTCCGAAAGATATTCGGTAGCGCAGTCATAGAACACCATTCCAATTTTGACACCACCGGTGAGGATGATCAGAGCGACAAAACACGACTTGCCTGCGAGAACTGGGATGCACCTATTGTGGTTACCACTTCGGTGCAATTCTTTGAATCCCTCTTTGCAAACCGTTCAAGCAGGTGCCGCAAACTTCACAATATCATCAACTCGGTTATTGTCTTTGATGAGGTTCAGCTCTTACCGCCTGAGTTTCTGAAGCCCATCCTTGATTCGATCGCAGAATTGCAGCGAACATATAACGCTACACTTCTTCTCTGCACAGCAACGCAACCGGCTTTTGGTCCGCATCCGGAGTTTGGGTTTAATGGGCTTAAGGATATGAAAGAGGTCATGGAAGATCCAGGCGACCTTTACCGTAACCTTAAAAGGGCTGAGGTAAGGGTGCCAGACAACCTTCTTCAACCAAAAGCTTGGGAGGACTTGGCCTCAGAACTGAGTGAAATAGAATCCGTTCTGTGCGTGGTGAACCGCCGTGACGATTGCCGCGAACTGTGGAAGATGATGCCGCAAGGAACATTCCATCTTTCGGCCCTCATGTGTGGTGCGCACCGCTCCCGCAAGATCGCGGAAATTAAAGACCGCCTTGCGAAAGGGTTACCAACCCGAGTCATCAGCACACAGCTTGTAGAGGCGGGTGTCGATGTCGACTTCCCTGTCGTTTATCGTGCCGTAGCAGGTCTCGATTCCGTTGCGCAAGCGGCTGGGAGATGCAACAGGGAGGGACGCCTGGAGATGGGAAGGGTTATTATTTTCTGCCCTCCAAGCGAACCGCCTGTGGGCCATCTGCGGCAGGCAGCCCAAATTGGCAGACGGTTTCTCGAATCTGACGATGAAGATTTCCTTTCACCGGATAAGTTCACGCGATTCTTCGAGGAGTTTTACTGGCTTCAGGCCGATAGGCTCGATATAAAAGGTATTATGGATGACCTTGCCCCTGACAGGGAATTTCGTTTCAGCTTCAGGTCAGCGGCACAGAACTTCACGATCATTGATGAACAAAAACAGGGATCTGTCCTGGTCACCTATGGTGAGGGCGCAAAACTTATTTCCCTTCTCGAGAAAATGGGGCCGCAGAGGTGGCTTATGCGAAAGCTGCAACGCTATGTGGTCAACCTTCCTCGCTATTTGCACACCAGACTTGTGGCGGAAGGGGCCGTTCGTCAAGTCTACCCGGGGATATTCACACAGGGCCACAGCGCCCTCTATCGTGAAGATATTGGCTTCTGTCCTGAACAGTCGATCGTCTATGCGCCTGATGACTTGATTTGTTAG
- a CDS encoding ATP-binding protein yields MAESTHTLCTIELPAALQSLPGFVAEINRCAREAGFSEHKLGAMELALEEAIVNIVKYSSASSDSVISIACTTDARGGFYITITDSGPPFDPLRKAAPDTDAGIDDRPIGGLGIFLIKEMTDGVTYAREGGKNILTIKMKKQ; encoded by the coding sequence ATGGCCGAAAGCACTCATACCCTCTGCACCATCGAGCTTCCGGCGGCGCTCCAATCCCTGCCGGGCTTCGTTGCCGAGATAAACCGGTGCGCCAGAGAGGCCGGCTTCAGCGAACATAAGCTGGGCGCCATGGAACTGGCCCTGGAAGAGGCCATCGTCAATATCGTCAAGTATTCCTCCGCGTCCTCGGACAGCGTCATCTCCATAGCATGCACGACGGACGCCAGGGGGGGATTCTACATCACCATCACAGACAGCGGCCCCCCCTTCGATCCCCTCAGGAAGGCCGCCCCCGACACCGATGCAGGCATCGATGACCGACCTATCGGAGGTCTTGGGATATTCCTCATAAAAGAGATGACCGACGGCGTGACCTACGCTCGCGAGGGGGGAAAGAACATCCTCACGATAAAGATGAAGAAACAATAA
- the cas5c gene encoding type I-C CRISPR-associated protein Cas5c, whose translation MDGPVRKSKTILLKVWGDYACFTRPEMKVERVSYDVMTPSAARGLLEAILWKPAIQWHVEQIDVLKPIRWESVRRNEVGAQMSSRTNGLFIEDQRQQRAGLFLREVAYAIHAHFTMTDRAGPEDNVIKFEEMFVRRAEKGQCFHRPYLGCREFSAHFKLVLPDEQALEPMSETRELGWMLFDMIHDNKADRGHVHSCTEWCRPSFFKAVMENGRINLRDIEVRS comes from the coding sequence ATGGACGGACCTGTAAGAAAAAGTAAAACCATACTCCTCAAGGTGTGGGGTGATTACGCTTGCTTCACAAGGCCGGAAATGAAGGTGGAACGGGTCTCTTATGATGTCATGACACCATCGGCGGCACGGGGCCTTCTGGAAGCGATCCTTTGGAAACCGGCAATTCAATGGCATGTTGAACAGATTGATGTGCTGAAGCCCATTCGTTGGGAATCTGTGCGGCGGAATGAGGTAGGTGCTCAAATGTCGAGTCGCACAAATGGCCTCTTCATCGAAGACCAACGTCAGCAGAGAGCAGGGCTTTTTCTGCGGGAAGTAGCATACGCAATCCACGCTCATTTCACCATGACCGATAGAGCGGGCCCCGAGGACAATGTCATCAAGTTTGAGGAAATGTTTGTTCGTCGAGCAGAAAAAGGTCAGTGCTTTCATCGACCCTATCTGGGTTGCCGTGAGTTTTCGGCCCACTTCAAGCTTGTTTTACCTGACGAACAAGCCCTTGAGCCAATGAGTGAGACGCGCGAGTTGGGATGGATGTTATTCGACATGATCCATGACAATAAAGCCGACAGGGGTCATGTTCACAGCTGTACAGAGTGGTGCCGTCCATCATTCTTTAAAGCCGTGATGGAGAACGGCAGGATCAATCTGAGAGACATCGAGGTGCGATCATGA
- a CDS encoding STAS domain-containing protein produces MEITKRKEKDVSIVAVSGRIDAITAPDFEKSLDELITAGDRVFLIDLAGLGYISSAGLRSILSSAKKLKTLSGEILFTGLQGPVEEVFQISGFKSIFKIFPSEAEALGSL; encoded by the coding sequence ATGGAGATCACCAAGCGCAAAGAAAAAGATGTTTCAATCGTTGCAGTCTCCGGGAGGATAGACGCGATCACCGCGCCTGATTTCGAAAAGAGTCTCGATGAGCTGATCACGGCGGGAGACAGGGTTTTTCTTATCGATCTGGCCGGCCTTGGCTATATCAGCAGCGCGGGGCTGAGAAGCATTCTCTCATCAGCCAAGAAGCTCAAGACACTCTCCGGAGAGATCCTTTTCACCGGGCTTCAGGGACCCGTGGAAGAGGTCTTCCAGATATCGGGGTTCAAATCCATCTTCAAGATCTTTCCTTCGGAAGCGGAAGCGCTCGGCAGCCTTTAG
- a CDS encoding MBL fold metallo-hydrolase: MRVYFWGTRGSLPASITAETVRAKIVRAIKAAKARTFETDGDIEDFIREELPFTVGRTYGSNTPCVEIKNGEEYMICDAGTGLRDLGNYHMKLIDQGLQRKSGSVFNIFVSHFHWDHIQGFPFFTPAYIPGNKVRVYGFHKNLKSFFVKQQNQPFFPVPLASMSADIQFVVLKPGRSYEISGFEVSGIEQKHPGTSYGFRFQKAGRTVVYSTDAEHGTSYDGPAREENYPFLDFFREADLLVFDAQYDWNEAVLGKDDWGHSSYVAAVELAVKAKVKHLCLFHNEPAYTDERLDDLLEDTRNYLKVYNDHQPHPMKIDLAYDGYEIEV; this comes from the coding sequence ATGCGCGTCTATTTCTGGGGCACACGGGGGTCTTTGCCTGCGTCTATAACGGCGGAGACAGTTCGGGCTAAGATCGTTCGCGCCATCAAGGCGGCGAAGGCGCGGACCTTTGAGACTGACGGCGACATAGAAGACTTCATCCGTGAGGAGCTTCCCTTCACCGTGGGGAGGACTTACGGAAGCAACACACCCTGTGTGGAGATCAAGAACGGCGAAGAGTATATGATCTGTGATGCGGGCACGGGTTTGAGAGACCTTGGCAACTATCATATGAAGCTTATCGATCAAGGTCTGCAGCGAAAAAGCGGTTCCGTTTTCAATATCTTTGTCTCCCATTTTCACTGGGACCACATCCAGGGGTTTCCCTTTTTCACTCCCGCCTATATCCCCGGAAACAAGGTGAGAGTGTACGGTTTCCACAAGAACCTGAAGAGTTTCTTTGTGAAGCAGCAGAACCAGCCATTTTTCCCCGTTCCCCTTGCAAGCATGAGCGCCGATATACAGTTCGTCGTTCTCAAGCCCGGCAGGAGTTACGAGATCAGCGGCTTTGAGGTCTCCGGCATAGAGCAGAAGCACCCGGGGACGTCTTACGGGTTCCGGTTTCAGAAGGCTGGACGGACTGTCGTTTATTCCACCGATGCCGAGCACGGGACAAGCTATGACGGCCCGGCAAGGGAAGAGAACTATCCGTTCCTGGATTTCTTCAGAGAAGCGGACCTCCTCGTCTTCGATGCCCAGTATGATTGGAACGAGGCAGTCCTTGGAAAGGACGACTGGGGCCATTCCAGTTACGTGGCGGCTGTCGAGCTCGCCGTGAAGGCAAAGGTAAAGCACCTCTGCCTCTTCCATAACGAACCTGCCTATACCGACGAGCGTCTCGATGACCTTCTCGAGGATACGAGAAACTATCTGAAGGTCTACAATGACCACCAACCCCATCCCATGAAGATCGATCTTGCCTATGACGGGTACGAGATAGAAGTGTAA
- a CDS encoding SpoIIE family protein phosphatase produces YNYLVSRRMIQKGIEENSANLITTTTSRIEVLLTSTQKVPQNTAYLLENMNYDEAELFKVIYAIVEKNPEIYGAAVAFEPYAFDKTKKYFAPYFYKNGGGISFKYLDRFYDYFLWDWYQIPRELEQPQWTEPYFGEGGGILMSSYAVPFYRVVDGTRKLTGVVVVDISLNELRDIVSSIKILKSGYGFLISKNGTFVTHPIRKYIMNETIFTVAEERKNPMLREAGRKMIRGETGYSPNSVKSAVTGKSCIMTYVPIKSNGWALGVLFPYDELMADITSLNHVVIALGILGLALLAFAVVFIARSITRPLTEMTEIAGRIGTGDLEAKVPEIRTRDEVGKLAAALDCMKTSLKDYIQEITDTTASRQRMESELKIARNIQMGILPKVFPPFPDRRDFDIHALTIPAREVGGDFYDFFLIDKDHLCFVIGDASGKGIPAALFMAFTKTLIKVKASANLETGTLMEEVNDELSRGNPADMFITVFCAILNTATGELRYTNGGHNPPVIIRAGGDVSYLDGPGELVVGIMEGTPYTTRTLVLNAGDGLFLYTDGVTEAMNETDEIFSTERLIDVLVSCTGRDVSEMTTCVGEAINDFCKDTPQYDDITMMALKYEGSMDNGQ; encoded by the coding sequence TACAACTACCTTGTGTCCCGGAGAATGATCCAGAAGGGCATCGAAGAGAACTCGGCGAACCTCATCACCACGACGACGAGCAGGATCGAGGTGCTTTTGACGTCCACCCAGAAAGTGCCTCAGAACACCGCTTATCTTCTCGAGAACATGAACTATGACGAGGCGGAGCTTTTCAAGGTCATCTATGCCATCGTCGAAAAGAACCCCGAGATATACGGCGCGGCGGTTGCCTTCGAACCCTACGCCTTCGACAAGACGAAGAAGTATTTCGCTCCCTATTTCTACAAGAATGGTGGAGGTATAAGCTTCAAGTATCTCGACCGGTTCTACGACTATTTCCTTTGGGACTGGTACCAGATCCCGCGGGAGCTTGAACAGCCGCAATGGACGGAACCCTATTTCGGCGAAGGCGGCGGTATCCTTATGTCTTCCTATGCCGTTCCCTTTTACAGGGTTGTCGATGGGACACGAAAGCTCACCGGTGTCGTCGTTGTTGACATCTCGCTCAATGAGCTCAGGGACATCGTCTCCTCGATCAAGATCCTGAAGTCGGGCTACGGGTTTCTCATATCAAAGAACGGCACATTTGTCACCCATCCCATCAGAAAATATATCATGAACGAAACGATCTTTACCGTGGCGGAGGAGAGGAAAAATCCCATGCTCCGTGAGGCGGGGCGCAAGATGATACGGGGAGAGACCGGCTATTCCCCAAACTCCGTCAAAAGCGCGGTAACGGGAAAGTCCTGCATCATGACCTATGTGCCCATCAAGTCGAACGGGTGGGCCCTGGGAGTTCTCTTTCCTTACGACGAGCTCATGGCAGACATCACGAGCCTCAATCACGTGGTCATTGCGCTGGGTATTCTGGGCCTTGCGCTTCTTGCCTTCGCGGTTGTCTTCATAGCCCGCTCCATAACGAGACCGCTGACGGAAATGACGGAAATAGCGGGACGGATAGGCACGGGCGACCTCGAGGCAAAGGTGCCCGAGATACGAACGAGAGATGAAGTCGGGAAGCTCGCGGCGGCCCTGGATTGTATGAAAACGTCGCTGAAGGATTACATCCAGGAGATCACCGATACAACGGCGTCAAGACAGCGCATGGAAAGCGAACTGAAAATAGCCAGAAACATCCAGATGGGAATTCTGCCGAAGGTGTTCCCTCCCTTTCCGGACAGAAGGGACTTCGACATCCATGCCCTCACCATCCCGGCGCGGGAGGTAGGCGGGGATTTCTATGATTTCTTCCTCATAGACAAGGACCACCTCTGTTTCGTCATAGGCGATGCCTCAGGCAAGGGAATTCCGGCGGCCCTCTTTATGGCATTCACCAAGACCCTCATAAAGGTGAAGGCATCGGCCAACCTTGAGACGGGGACCCTCATGGAGGAGGTTAACGACGAGCTCAGCAGAGGCAACCCCGCGGACATGTTCATTACCGTGTTCTGCGCCATTCTGAATACGGCTACGGGAGAGCTCCGCTACACGAACGGCGGTCACAATCCCCCCGTCATCATTCGCGCCGGCGGCGATGTCAGCTATCTCGACGGCCCCGGAGAACTCGTCGTGGGGATCATGGAAGGAACCCCGTATACAACGAGAACGCTTGTCCTCAACGCGGGCGACGGGTTGTTTCTCTATACCGACGGCGTTACGGAAGCCATGAACGAGACGGATGAGATATTCTCCACGGAGCGCCTGATAGATGTCCTTGTCTCATGCACGGGCAGGGACGTTTCGGAGATGACCACCTGCGTCGGGGAGGCGATCAACGACTTCTGCAAGGATACACCCCAGTATGACGACATTACCATGATGGCATTGAAATATGAAGGAAGTATGGATAACGGCCAATGA